In Meiothermus sp. Pnk-1, one DNA window encodes the following:
- a CDS encoding MDR family MFS transporter, with translation MSESTPMNEQEKILAFVGVLVVLFLSSLNLTVVGTAMPRVIAELGGLQYYAWAFIGYSLTSTLAVLVAGKLSDLYGRKPLILLGIVLFAAGSVLSGFSQNMLELVLFRGFQGIGGGVLMSMAFTTIGDIFTPLERGRYQGYTGAVWGLSSVIGPIVGGFLTDHMGWRWVFFVNLPFAVIALWVIARYLPSRRAPAQSRVDYPGVVLLTAAVVPLLLGLTWGGSTYPWLSWQTLSLLGAAAVFGGFFVQWERRAVAPLLDFRLFKNPTFRVANLAGFLNTAGMYAAILYLPLYMQSVRQASASGSGIVLTPLMLGLIVTSTLAGQRVSRTGRYKPYILAGSAAMVVALALTSRLGPETPLWLAFAAMVLLGLALGPINSLLTLAVQNAAPKAELGMATSANQFFRQIGSTVAATVFGSLMSLYLNHHLLEHLGAAARQLPAAAIAKLANPEILNSPEALERTQAALSRLSGPSFAEHVLHGLRLTVSGALSEIFLVAAGSSLLALLVVTRLPQLELRGSRPAPATQPAPSAADD, from the coding sequence ATGTCTGAATCCACCCCCATGAACGAACAAGAGAAGATCCTGGCCTTTGTAGGGGTGCTGGTGGTGCTTTTCCTGTCTTCCTTGAACCTCACCGTGGTGGGTACCGCTATGCCCCGGGTGATCGCCGAGCTGGGCGGGTTGCAATACTATGCCTGGGCCTTTATCGGGTACTCGCTCACCTCCACCCTAGCAGTACTGGTGGCCGGTAAGCTCTCGGACCTCTATGGGCGCAAGCCCCTGATTTTGCTGGGCATCGTGCTATTCGCCGCGGGCTCAGTACTCAGCGGCTTTTCCCAGAATATGCTCGAGCTGGTCCTCTTCCGCGGCTTCCAGGGCATCGGGGGCGGGGTGCTGATGAGCATGGCCTTTACCACCATCGGCGACATCTTCACCCCCCTCGAACGCGGGCGTTACCAGGGCTACACCGGGGCGGTGTGGGGGCTCTCCAGCGTGATCGGCCCGATTGTGGGCGGGTTCCTCACCGATCACATGGGCTGGCGCTGGGTATTCTTCGTCAACTTGCCCTTCGCCGTTATCGCTTTATGGGTGATCGCCCGCTACCTGCCCTCCCGCCGGGCTCCGGCACAAAGCCGAGTGGACTACCCGGGAGTAGTGCTGCTCACAGCGGCGGTGGTCCCGCTGCTGCTGGGCCTGACCTGGGGCGGTAGCACTTACCCCTGGCTCTCCTGGCAGACCCTCAGCCTATTGGGGGCAGCGGCGGTTTTTGGGGGGTTTTTCGTGCAATGGGAGCGGCGGGCCGTGGCCCCGCTCCTCGACTTCCGGTTGTTTAAAAACCCCACCTTCCGGGTGGCTAACCTAGCCGGCTTTCTCAACACCGCCGGGATGTACGCGGCTATTCTCTACCTGCCCCTCTATATGCAAAGCGTGCGGCAAGCCTCGGCTTCCGGTTCAGGCATCGTCCTCACCCCTCTCATGCTGGGGCTGATCGTTACCAGCACCCTAGCCGGACAGAGGGTGAGCCGCACCGGACGTTACAAGCCTTACATCCTGGCGGGCTCCGCCGCGATGGTGGTGGCGCTGGCCCTGACCAGCCGGCTAGGCCCGGAAACCCCGCTGTGGTTGGCCTTCGCCGCCATGGTGCTGTTGGGTTTGGCCCTGGGTCCGATCAATTCCTTGCTGACCCTGGCCGTACAAAACGCCGCGCCCAAGGCCGAACTGGGTATGGCCACCAGCGCCAACCAGTTCTTCCGCCAGATTGGCTCCACCGTGGCCGCCACCGTGTTCGGCAGCCTGATGAGCCTCTACCTGAACCACCACCTCCTCGAGCACCTGGGGGCCGCCGCGCGCCAGCTCCCGGCGGCGGCCATCGCCAAGCTCGCCAACCCGGAGATCCTCAACAGCCCCGAAGCCCTGGAGCGCACCCAGGCGGCCCTGAGCCGGCTAAGCGGCCCGAGCTTCGCCGAGCACGTCCTGCATGGCCTGCGCCTGACGGTAAGCGGGGCCCTATCGGAAATTTTCCTGGTGGCCGCAGGTTCGAGCCTGCTGGCCCTCTTGGTGGTAACGCGGCTGCCGCAGCTCGAGCTGCGAGGCTCGAGGCCCGCTCCTGCCACCCAACCGGCCCCTTCGGCGGCGGATGACTAG
- a CDS encoding electron transfer flavoprotein subunit alpha/FixB family protein, whose translation MILVVLEHDGTRLRKGALEALTRARELNAIAGSVAGVLIGENLAAVAEEARKYVHTLYLAEVGAYTAEKWAAAAYAAQQKAGAQVVVATASRQGRSWTPRLAFKMGAALLEDTLETHTDGSKIIATRYSFLNRVTEKQAAALPVVFTVKPNTTPAAAPLGSEGAVESLDIELPAPRVEGLERVAEQKKGVSLTEATVVVTGGRGLGGPEAFAKVEELAELLGGAVGATRAVVDAGWRPYSEQVGQTGKVVQPNVYFALGVSGAVQHQAGMNKSKYIVAVNKDAEAPIFKIADYGIVGDVHQVLPALIEAVKKLKD comes from the coding sequence ATGATCTTAGTCGTACTCGAACACGATGGAACCCGCCTGCGCAAAGGGGCCCTCGAGGCCCTCACCCGCGCCCGAGAGCTCAACGCCATCGCCGGAAGCGTGGCCGGCGTGCTGATCGGCGAGAACCTCGCGGCGGTGGCGGAGGAGGCTAGGAAGTACGTCCATACCCTCTACTTAGCCGAGGTTGGCGCCTACACCGCCGAGAAGTGGGCGGCGGCGGCCTATGCCGCGCAGCAGAAGGCCGGGGCCCAGGTGGTGGTGGCCACTGCGAGCCGCCAGGGGCGCTCGTGGACCCCCCGGCTAGCCTTCAAGATGGGGGCGGCCCTTCTCGAGGACACCCTCGAGACCCACACCGACGGCTCCAAGATTATCGCCACCCGTTACAGCTTCTTGAACCGCGTCACCGAAAAGCAGGCGGCTGCGCTTCCGGTGGTCTTCACCGTCAAGCCCAACACCACCCCAGCGGCTGCGCCGCTGGGTTCCGAGGGTGCGGTGGAGAGCCTAGACATCGAACTCCCGGCACCCCGGGTAGAGGGGCTCGAGCGCGTAGCCGAGCAGAAGAAGGGGGTTTCCCTCACCGAAGCCACCGTGGTAGTGACCGGCGGGCGCGGGCTGGGTGGCCCCGAGGCTTTTGCCAAGGTGGAAGAGCTGGCCGAGCTGCTGGGTGGCGCTGTAGGGGCCACCCGCGCGGTGGTGGATGCAGGTTGGCGGCCGTATAGCGAGCAGGTAGGGCAGACCGGCAAGGTGGTGCAGCCCAATGTTTACTTCGCTTTGGGGGTCTCGGGCGCGGTGCAGCACCAGGCGGGGATGAACAAGAGCAAATACATCGTGGCGGTGAACAAAGACGCCGAAGCCCCTATCTTCAAGATCGCCGACTACGGCATCGTGGGCGACGTGCACCAGGTGCTTCCGGCGCTGATCGAGGCGGTGAAGAAGCTGAAGGACTAG
- a CDS encoding electron transfer flavoprotein subunit beta/FixA family protein, producing MKFIAVIRQVPDNEAKLRVEGGRVGYEGATLILDQMDEWGVEEVIRLKEQHGGEAVIVALGPERFEEAIRTALAMGADRGVHLVTDTPLDPITQAQALADTIRDEAPTLVFTGGQQSDWDSQALGAAIAEALGWPVVTWTTHLELEGEGASAKAKHDLDEGAEVVRVALPAVFTTQQGLNEPRYPTLPGIMKAKKKEIRKVPIAFEGKVEILEQTIQERQRLNRIIDATKDPVAAANELVRLLHEEAKVI from the coding sequence ATGAAATTCATTGCGGTCATACGGCAAGTACCCGACAACGAAGCCAAGCTCCGCGTCGAAGGGGGGCGGGTGGGCTACGAGGGCGCCACGCTGATCCTCGACCAGATGGACGAGTGGGGCGTGGAGGAGGTGATCCGCCTCAAGGAGCAGCACGGCGGCGAAGCGGTGATCGTAGCGCTCGGCCCCGAACGCTTTGAAGAGGCCATCCGCACCGCCTTGGCGATGGGGGCAGACCGGGGGGTTCACCTCGTCACCGATACCCCCCTCGACCCCATCACCCAGGCCCAGGCCTTGGCCGACACCATCCGCGACGAGGCCCCTACGCTGGTCTTCACCGGCGGGCAGCAGTCCGACTGGGACTCGCAAGCGCTGGGTGCAGCCATCGCCGAAGCCCTGGGCTGGCCGGTGGTAACCTGGACGACCCACCTCGAGCTCGAGGGCGAAGGCGCTTCCGCCAAGGCCAAGCACGACCTGGACGAGGGGGCAGAGGTGGTGCGGGTGGCCCTCCCCGCCGTCTTTACCACCCAGCAGGGCCTCAACGAGCCGCGCTACCCCACCCTGCCGGGCATCATGAAGGCCAAGAAGAAGGAGATCCGCAAGGTTCCTATCGCTTTCGAGGGCAAGGTGGAGATCCTCGAGCAGACCATCCAAGAGCGCCAGCGCTTGAACAGAATCATTGACGCGACCAAAGACCCGGTGGCCGCAGCGAACGAGCTAGTGCGCTTGCTGCACGAAGAGGCGAAAGTGATCTAG
- a CDS encoding acyl-CoA dehydrogenase family protein, whose amino-acid sequence MAIDFSLTDEQKQLQALARRFAREQIAPVAAEYDAREEVPWPIIEKLHGVGLLNAIIPEEYGGLGLGMLEEVIIGEELAWGCMGIYTIPMASDLGITPILLAGSHEQKSRFFKKLTEKPALAAFALSEPGNGSDAAALRTRAVRDGDDYVLNGTKTWISNGGEAEVVVVFATVNPEARHKGVVALVVEKGTPGFKANKLHGKMGQRASGTYELVFEDCRVPAANLLGKEGDGFKIAMNTLDKTRIPVAAGSIGVARRALDEATKYARAREAFGRPIAEFQAIQFKLAEMLMGIETARAYTYYAAWLTDQGLPQAHAAAIAKAYASEMAFEAANQAIQIHGGYGYMHEYPVEKLLRDVKLNQIYEGTNEIQRLIVARHILKG is encoded by the coding sequence ATGGCGATTGATTTTTCCCTCACCGACGAACAAAAACAACTTCAAGCCCTAGCCCGGCGTTTTGCCCGCGAGCAGATCGCTCCCGTGGCCGCCGAGTACGACGCCCGCGAGGAGGTGCCTTGGCCCATCATCGAGAAACTGCACGGGGTGGGCTTGCTCAACGCCATCATCCCCGAGGAATACGGCGGGTTGGGGCTGGGGATGCTCGAGGAGGTCATCATCGGCGAGGAGTTGGCCTGGGGCTGCATGGGCATCTACACCATCCCCATGGCCTCCGACCTGGGCATCACTCCCATCCTGCTGGCCGGCTCCCACGAGCAGAAATCTCGCTTCTTCAAAAAGCTCACCGAGAAGCCGGCCTTGGCCGCCTTCGCCCTCTCCGAGCCCGGCAACGGCTCCGATGCGGCCGCCCTGCGCACGCGGGCGGTGCGAGATGGCGATGACTACGTTTTGAACGGGACCAAAACCTGGATCTCCAACGGCGGGGAAGCCGAGGTCGTGGTGGTGTTCGCCACCGTCAACCCCGAGGCCCGGCACAAGGGCGTCGTCGCCCTGGTGGTGGAAAAGGGCACGCCCGGCTTCAAGGCCAACAAGCTGCACGGCAAGATGGGGCAGCGGGCTTCCGGGACCTACGAGCTGGTGTTTGAGGACTGCCGGGTTCCCGCCGCCAACCTGCTGGGCAAGGAGGGGGATGGCTTCAAGATCGCCATGAACACCCTGGACAAGACCCGCATCCCGGTGGCGGCAGGCTCCATTGGGGTGGCGCGGCGGGCCCTGGACGAAGCGACCAAGTACGCGCGTGCGCGCGAAGCCTTCGGCCGGCCCATCGCCGAGTTCCAGGCCATCCAGTTCAAGCTGGCCGAGATGCTCATGGGCATCGAGACCGCCCGGGCCTACACCTACTACGCCGCCTGGCTCACCGACCAGGGCCTGCCCCAAGCCCACGCCGCGGCCATCGCCAAGGCCTACGCCTCGGAGATGGCGTTTGAGGCGGCCAACCAGGCCATCCAGATCCACGGCGGCTACGGCTACATGCACGAATATCCCGTCGAGAAGCTGTTGCGCGACGTGAAGCTCAACCAGATCTACGAGGGCACCAACGAGATCCAACGCCTGATCGTCGCCCGGCATATCCTGAAGGGGTGA
- a CDS encoding 4-fold beta flower protein: MRTVLWDKNGDPILYCTGSGVVYTLANRPVGVLLEPGADGYRQVVDFMGGHRGWYRGGLMWDREGCLFAFGKGVQAPLELPRVKPLRAELKPIPAPGHPLALPSSLPPFRPQWSQYDAASFFGTEEEVERG, encoded by the coding sequence GTGCGTACTGTCCTGTGGGATAAAAACGGGGATCCAATCCTCTACTGCACGGGGAGCGGCGTGGTCTACACCCTGGCCAACCGGCCGGTGGGGGTGCTGCTCGAGCCGGGGGCGGATGGTTACCGCCAGGTCGTGGACTTCATGGGCGGGCATCGCGGTTGGTATCGAGGCGGGCTCATGTGGGACCGCGAGGGATGCCTTTTCGCCTTTGGCAAGGGGGTCCAGGCGCCGCTGGAACTGCCCCGGGTCAAACCGCTGCGGGCCGAACTCAAGCCCATTCCCGCCCCTGGCCACCCCCTGGCCTTGCCTTCTTCCTTGCCCCCGTTCAGGCCCCAGTGGAGCCAGTACGACGCCGCTTCGTTTTTCGGGACGGAAGAGGAGGTGGAGAGGGGCTGA
- the pgm gene encoding phosphoglucomutase (alpha-D-glucose-1,6-bisphosphate-dependent), whose protein sequence is MSLHPLAGKPAPQDILANIPRLMTSYYTLRPDPADPLQRVAFGTSGHRGTSAHRTFNEAHILAIAQAVAEYRAQQGISGPLYMGMDSHALSEAAWASALEVLVANGVHVRVEKGRGYTPTPLVSHAILSYNKGRREGLADGIVITPSHNPPQDGGFKYNPPSGGPADTGVTGAIQERANALLAEGLKGVKRIPLERALQAVEEFDFVTPYVSELGQILDLAAIKAAGVRIGVDPLGGASLATWQRIAEHYGLELTVVNQRIDPAFAFMSVDRDGKIRMDCSSPYAMASLISLKERFDVAVGNDPDADRHGIVTRDGLMNPNHYLAVAIHYLYQHRPQWPARLGIGKTLVSSSMIDRVAQALGRPLVEVPVGFKYFVDGLLNGTLGFGGEESAGASFVRMDGSAWSTDKDGIILGLLAAEILAKTGKSPSEHYRGLEARFGASAYSRMDAPATPAQKKVLANLSPEMVAATELAGEPILAKLTRAPGNGEPIGGLKVVTQNAWFAARPSGTEDVYKIYAESFRGAEHLEQVMREAREVVNGAFRSAGVL, encoded by the coding sequence GCCTGATGACCAGCTATTACACCCTCCGGCCCGACCCCGCCGACCCTTTGCAGCGGGTAGCCTTCGGCACCAGCGGGCACCGGGGAACCTCCGCCCACCGCACCTTCAACGAGGCCCATATCCTGGCCATCGCCCAGGCCGTAGCCGAGTACCGCGCCCAGCAGGGCATCAGCGGGCCGCTGTACATGGGCATGGACAGCCACGCCCTCAGCGAAGCCGCCTGGGCGAGCGCCTTAGAGGTCCTGGTGGCTAACGGCGTCCATGTGCGCGTTGAGAAGGGTCGCGGCTATACCCCCACCCCCCTGGTCTCCCACGCCATCCTCTCCTACAACAAAGGCCGCCGCGAGGGCCTGGCCGACGGCATCGTGATCACCCCCAGCCACAACCCGCCCCAGGACGGGGGGTTCAAGTACAACCCCCCCTCCGGCGGCCCCGCCGATACCGGCGTGACCGGGGCCATCCAGGAGCGGGCCAACGCCCTCCTGGCCGAGGGCCTCAAGGGAGTCAAGCGCATCCCGCTCGAGCGCGCCCTGCAAGCCGTCGAAGAGTTCGACTTCGTCACCCCTTACGTGAGCGAGCTCGGCCAGATCCTCGACCTCGCCGCCATCAAGGCCGCGGGCGTGCGCATCGGGGTGGACCCGCTGGGTGGGGCTTCGCTGGCGACCTGGCAGCGCATCGCCGAGCACTACGGCCTCGAGCTCACCGTGGTCAACCAGCGCATCGACCCCGCCTTTGCCTTCATGAGTGTGGACAGGGACGGCAAGATCCGCATGGACTGCTCGAGCCCCTACGCCATGGCCTCGCTGATCTCCCTCAAGGAGCGCTTCGACGTGGCCGTGGGCAACGACCCCGACGCCGACCGCCACGGCATCGTGACCCGCGATGGGTTGATGAACCCCAACCACTACCTCGCCGTCGCCATCCACTACCTCTACCAGCACCGCCCGCAGTGGCCCGCCCGCCTGGGCATTGGCAAGACCCTGGTTTCCAGCAGCATGATCGACCGGGTAGCCCAGGCGCTGGGGCGTCCCCTGGTCGAGGTGCCGGTGGGCTTCAAGTACTTTGTGGATGGGCTCCTGAACGGAACCTTGGGCTTTGGCGGAGAGGAGAGTGCCGGGGCGAGCTTCGTGCGCATGGACGGCTCGGCCTGGAGCACCGACAAGGATGGGATCATCCTGGGGCTCTTGGCGGCGGAAATTCTGGCCAAAACCGGTAAGTCGCCCAGCGAGCACTACCGTGGGCTCGAGGCCCGCTTCGGCGCTTCGGCCTACAGCCGCATGGACGCCCCCGCCACCCCGGCCCAGAAGAAGGTGCTCGCCAACCTTAGCCCCGAGATGGTCGCCGCCACCGAGCTGGCCGGAGAGCCCATCCTGGCCAAGCTCACCCGCGCCCCCGGCAACGGCGAGCCCATCGGCGGCCTCAAGGTGGTCACCCAGAACGCCTGGTTCGCCGCCCGCCCCTCGGGCACCGAGGACGTGTACAAGATCTACGCCGAGAGCTTCCGGGGGGCGGAGCACCTCGAGCAGGTGATGCGGGAGGCCAGAGAAGTGGTGAACGGAGCCTTCCGCTCGGCAGGGGTGCTGTGA